Proteins from one Naumovozyma castellii chromosome 3, complete genome genomic window:
- the RFX1 gene encoding Rfx1p (ancestral locus Anc_1.400), which translates to MPENKHETSAAAAAAATTAATANAHAHANASTSANQQLMNPSYQRSTSSIYHLLQAPSGQHMVNGPPLLAALPQANQMGPLPQQHTPLQSYQGTTNITNNNNTNNNNNSTMRLHEYHYGQAQQHPSHSGPTDGHPITRNDYERIPIQRQIDQMQYQHLRPILPAIASAAASATNHVPLPNFHHHHQQPQQQQQQQQHPRLLRTNSPVNILMNTPTPSASPSLSNLGLLPLLAQARLERTQSSIPSFAYQPTPSATSTTTAQVNGKANTSNEKAKRFNSLQNPPTAGKKTAKSQNVQEKNSPPPPPTSSRSSVSPPTRRNTQEILAKSIAEKYLNNPISEYASIVRNAEIAVLNMDAQTNSKASLQKAEQNRERERQVYALLWLMKNCESKHDSFVPRGRIFAQYASSCAQNNLKPLSQASLGKLIRTVFPDLTTRRLGMRGQSKYHYCGLRLINSDDFNPNDTDNDDNDEISPIKRENSEQLDVKLIDPENQEQQGAMTTTATTTNSDSAKETANDTLKRNNNGFESGNSSPIKRRRVDYIKKNERSRSSSADDSYNEIPFLDDLYHKMFMNDDLANTEHEALKLPPIPRDKLNLTTDKDIVSSLESLYYVHCKTIFENIKFMKFESLQKNLFLFSSGSISPQMYSLFISEELYDWIYQCDLITHIELIKFFSNLVINNKPMNDSILFKLDLFAKDYCDYVSKASIDLPLPVVEKKLKIAKKFSNLIKKLIKLFKFIQSFENSFPSFKEGMKKDWQNIINLHDILDMVSNERHQQVMKLIKDFMQVNIPMFLKDEYRQEGTPTTTDTDTDNKEKAVPNSMIGFMEALLQFISDEGKLNASGNVVVDCFVRFTNTVVGDISLKSADNLLPWLFVHNITVQLLHYSLDVSKFIKDTTT; encoded by the coding sequence ATGCCGGAGAATAAACACGAAACGTCTGCTGCAGCTGCAGCTGCCGCTACTACTGCTGCCACGGCCAATGCCCATGCCCATGCCAATGCGTCCACATCCGCCAATCAACAACTGATGAACCCATCATATCAAAGGTCGACTTCTTCCATATACCATTTGTTACAGGCGCCCAGTGGACAGCATATGGTGAATGGGCCTCCCTTACTGGCTGCTCTTCCGCAAGCAAATCAAATGGGCCCTTTACCACAACAACATACTCCACTACAATCATACCAGGGAACAACCAATattaccaacaacaacaacactaacaataataacaatagCACAATGCGTCTCCACGAGTATCATTATGGCCAAGCACAACAGCATCCATCACACAGTGGCCCAACGGATGGACACCCCATTACAAGGAACGATTACGAAAGAATACCCATACAGAGACAAATTGATCAGATGCAATATCAACATTTGAGACCAATCTTACCAGCCATTGCATCTGCTGCCGCAAGCGCTACAAATCATGTCCCACTACCGAATTtccatcaccatcatcaacaaccgcagcagcagcagcaacagcaacagcacCCAAGGCTTTTGCGAACTAATTCTCCAGTTAATATACTAATGAATACACCTACACCCTCAGCATCACCCTCTCTTTCTAATTTGGGTTTATTGCCCTTATTGGCTCAAGCAAGGTTGGAGAGAACCCAATCATCCATCCCATCATTTGCATACCAACCAACACCATCAGCAACATCTACAACAACAGCACAGGTAAATGGAAAAGCCAATACCAGCAACGAAAAGGCTAAAAGATTTAACTCTCTCCAAAATCCACCCACAGCAGGCAAGAAAACTGCTAAATCACAAAATGttcaagaaaagaatagtCCTCCTCCCCCTCCGACCTCATCAAGATCTTCCGTTTCACCACCAACAAGGAGAAATACACAAGAAATTCTTGCTAAATCTATAGCTGAAAAGTATTTGAATAACCCAATTTCAGAATACGCATCCATTGTAAGAAATGCAGAAATAGCAGTACTAAACATGGATGCTCAAACAAATTCGAAAGCTTCTTTACAAAAGGCAGAACAGAATAGAGAACGGGAAAGACAAGTTTATGCTTTGTTATGGTTGATGAAGAACTGTGAATCCAAGCATGACAGTTTTGTACCAAGGGGGAGAATTTTCGCTCAATATGCATCGTCTTGTGctcaaaataatttgaaaccaTTATCTCAGGCATCATTGGGCAAATTAATTAGAACTGTATTCCCTGATTTGacaacaagaagattaGGGATGAGGGGACAATCcaaatatcattattgtGGGCTAAGATTAATTAATTCAGATGATTTCAATCCTAATGATACTGATAACGATGATAACGACGAAATATCACCTATTAAGAGAGAGAATAGTGAACAACTTGATgtgaaattgattgatccagaaaatcaagaacaacaagGCGCAATGACGACGACGGCGACGACGACAAACTCAGATTCTGCCAAGGAAACGGCAAATGACACATTGAAGCGTAACAACAACGGCTTTGAGTCCGGCAATAGTAGTCCTATTAAGAGACGGAGAGTGGATTATataaaaaagaatgaaCGTTCCCGATCATCATCAGCGGATGACAGttataatgaaattccCTTCCTTGATGATTTGTACCATAAAATGTTTATGAATGATGATCTTGCTAATACAGAACATGAAGCTTTAAAACTTCCCCCAATTCCAAGagataaattgaatttaacCACCGATAAGGATATTGTATCATCGTTAGAATCTCTTTATTATGTGCACTGTAAAACCATTTTTGagaatattaaatttatgaaatttgaatcattacagaaaaatttgtttcttttcagtTCAGGTTCAATATCTCCACAAATGTATTCTTTATTCATCTCAGAAGAATTGTATGATTGGATTTATCAATGTGACTTAATAACACACATTGaattaatcaaattcttttccaatttagtgattaataataaaccaaTGAATGATTCcatacttttcaaattagaTCTATTTGCAAAGGATTATTGTGATTATGTTTCAAAGGCTAGTATTGATTTACCTCTACCAGTAGTtgagaaaaaattgaagattgcaaagaaattttcaaatttgattaagaaattaatcaaactgtttaaatttattcaaagttTCGAAAATAGTTTCCCTTCATTTAAAGAAGGAATGAAAAAGGATTGgcaaaatattatcaatttacATGATATTCTTGACATGGTCAGCAATGAAAGACATCAACAagtaatgaaattgattaaagATTTCATGCAGGTAAATATCCCAATGTTCTTAAAAGATGAATATCGTCAAGAGGGCACCCCCACCACCACTGACACAGACACAGACAATAAAGAGAAAGCTGTGCCTAACTCAATGATAGGATTTATGGAGGCATTGCTACAATTTATTTCGGATGAAGGCAAACTAAACGCTTCAGGAAACGTTGTTGTCGATTGTTTTGTCAGGTTTACAAATACAGTAGTCGGAGATATCAGTTTAAAATCAGCAGATAATTTGTTACCATGGTTGTTCGTCCATAACATCACTGTACAATTATTACACTACTCACTTGACGTGAGTAAGTTCATTAAGGACACTACTACATAG